A portion of the Candidatus Krumholzibacteriia bacterium genome contains these proteins:
- a CDS encoding FAD-binding protein: protein MQPPPTTLNRVTPAVLEALGSALGPGHVSTDGEALALAGSDETEDLVFLPEVVVAPASTAEVAAVMRIATAHRVPVTPRGAGTGLSGGALPVQGGIVLATHRLNRIVEIDRRNLMAVVEPGVITQVFQEAVEAEGLFYPPDPASRGSCFLGGNLAECSGGPRAVKYGVTRDFVTGIEAVLPNGNIVRHGGKLLKNVTGYNLTQLIIGSEGTLAVITKIYFRLLPLPRHRTMLLVPFGELESCARAVPAIMHAGIVPSALEFLERDAIEITQEHLGKSFPHADAAAHLLIELDGNDETAIQSDAERVAEIVLAEGARDVLAAAGDAKMNEMWTMRRAVGTAVKSISVYKEEDTVVPRGNLVALLMGVKEISTRHGIRTVCYGHAGDGNLHVNILKMDLPDEHWRRILEPAIREIFELTVGLGGLISGEHGIGWVQKGYLPIAVSSEEIALMRAIKRAFDPEGILNPGKLLPDGDG, encoded by the coding sequence ATGCAGCCCCCGCCAACCACACTCAACCGGGTGACCCCGGCCGTTCTTGAAGCGCTGGGTTCCGCCCTGGGGCCCGGCCATGTGTCCACCGACGGCGAGGCCCTTGCCCTCGCCGGGTCCGACGAGACCGAGGACCTGGTCTTTCTGCCGGAGGTCGTCGTGGCGCCGGCATCCACTGCGGAGGTGGCAGCAGTGATGCGCATCGCCACCGCGCACCGCGTCCCCGTAACCCCGCGCGGCGCCGGAACAGGCCTGTCCGGGGGCGCACTTCCCGTGCAGGGCGGCATCGTGCTGGCAACCCACCGCCTCAACCGCATCGTCGAGATCGACCGCCGCAACCTGATGGCGGTGGTGGAGCCCGGTGTCATCACCCAGGTGTTTCAGGAAGCCGTCGAGGCGGAGGGGCTCTTCTATCCACCGGATCCCGCCAGCCGGGGCAGTTGCTTTCTGGGCGGCAACCTGGCCGAATGCTCCGGTGGCCCGCGCGCGGTGAAGTACGGCGTCACCAGGGACTTCGTGACCGGCATCGAGGCCGTGCTCCCCAACGGCAACATCGTGCGCCACGGTGGCAAGCTGCTCAAGAACGTGACCGGCTACAACCTCACCCAGTTGATCATCGGGTCCGAGGGCACCCTGGCCGTGATCACGAAGATCTACTTCCGGCTGCTGCCGCTGCCCCGTCACCGCACCATGCTGCTCGTACCCTTCGGCGAGCTGGAGTCGTGTGCGCGCGCGGTTCCCGCCATCATGCACGCCGGCATCGTTCCCTCGGCACTCGAGTTTCTCGAGCGCGACGCCATCGAGATCACGCAGGAGCACCTGGGCAAGTCCTTTCCTCACGCGGATGCCGCCGCGCACCTGCTCATCGAACTGGACGGCAACGACGAGACCGCAATCCAGAGCGATGCGGAACGTGTCGCCGAGATCGTGCTGGCCGAGGGGGCGCGCGACGTCCTGGCCGCGGCGGGTGACGCGAAGATGAACGAGATGTGGACCATGCGGCGCGCTGTGGGCACCGCGGTCAAGTCGATCTCGGTTTACAAGGAAGAAGACACGGTGGTGCCACGCGGCAACCTGGTTGCGCTTCTGATGGGGGTGAAGGAGATCTCCACGCGCCACGGCATCCGCACGGTGTGCTACGGACACGCCGGCGATGGCAATTTGCACGTGAACATCCTCAAGATGGATCTCCCCGACGAGCACTGGCGCCGCATCCTCGAGCCGGCCATCCGCGAAATCTTCGAATTGACCGTGGGGCTGGGCGGCCTGATTTCGGGAGAGCACGGTATCGGCTGGGTGCAGAAGGGCTACCTGCCCATCGCGGTCTCGAGCGAGGAAATCGCCCTGATGCGCGCCATCAAGCGGGCCTTCGATCCGGAGGGAATACTGAATCCGGGCAAGCTTCTGCCCGACGGCGACGGCTAG